In Clostridium omnivorum, the DNA window TAAATGTTCTGGTATTTGCTTTAAGTATTCTGAATCTGGGTTAGTTTCTCTTTCTAATGTTTGAGTTGTACCATTATGAGTTATCATATCTGGTGTATTAACTAGGATATAAGATGCTTTTTTAATAACTGGGAAACTCATATTTTGCCCTCCTTATTCCTTATAGAGGCATAACTTTTTTGTATGTCTCTTTAAATATTGATATATATAAATATTTAATCTTGTCATCTCTGTTTTTTATCTATAAAAAATGGAGAATTAGGAGAATTAAATTATGTCATTTCCCCACTTCTCCACTTTTTACTTTATTTATATTTTTAATTAACCTTTACTAGTCTTCAAACACCTTTTGTCCTTCAACTGGAGTTTCAAGTGCTCTAAGAGCTTTTTCAACTAATCTCTTTCTTAAAGCATACTCATCCTTCTTATCTAAGCTTGGGTTTCCAAGTGGGTGAGGTATAGCAATTGTTGGAACTATTCTGTTAGCACCAACTGTTAGAGATATTGGAACTACTGTACACATATGAACAACAGGAAGACCTGCTCTTTCTATTTCTTTAACAAGCGTTGCACCGCAACGAGTACAAGTTCCTCATGTGGACGTTAATATAACTGCAGTAACTCCATCTGCAATAAGTTCTTTAGCAATTTGCTCTCCAAACTTCTTTGATGATGCAACAGCTGTACCATTACCAACTGTACTATAAAAGTATCTGTGAAGGGAACCAATCTTTCCTTCTTTTTCAAATTCTCTTAATACGTCTACTGGTATAACTCTATCATTATCAGCATTAGCATAAGTTGGGTCATATCCACCGTGTGCTGTTTCATAAGTTTCAGAAGTTAAATCATTAACTCCTTCAATATCATACTTACCAAACTTAGATGCACTGGAGGATTCTATATGATCTGGGTTTCCCTTTGGAACTGTACCACCTGAAGTTACTATAGCTATTTTAGCCTTAGTAATATCAGCTACTGGTGGGTTTGGTTCTACTCTATCGAATACTGGCATTTTAAACTCAGTAACGAATTCTTCACCCTTAAGCTTTTTAACAAGCATGTCAACTGCTCTTTTTGATCCTCTTTCAGTAGCAAAGAAATTCTTTCTTATTCCTCTTTCAATGTATCCTTCTTCAGCAGGAGCTCCTATTGCTTCACCCTTAGCTAGCTTAACTGCAAGTTTAGCTATCTTAGGAAGAGCGTCTCTCATACCTACAGCACTGTTTTTAGTTTCAACAATATATACAAATTTCTTGTACATATCAGCACCTGGATTTTCTATATACATAGCAGTTAATGCTGGTATATTTAGAGTTTCTTGTACTGCTGTAGCAATAGCTCCACAAGCAACACCATATCTTCCTGCGTTAAATGCAGGTCCTGCTATAAATAGGTCTGGGTTGTAACCCTTTATCATTTCTATTACTTCAGCCTTAGCTTGATCCATATTTTCATTGAAATATGAGTCTCCGCATATAACTGTAGCAACTATCTCAATGCCTTGAGCTTTTAAAAGACCATTAAGTCCCATACCTGGTCCTACGAATCCTTCTCTAACTTCTGGCTTTATATCTGCTTTTTCTTCTCCACCGATACCGGCGTAAAATTGGTTAATATAGTGAACGACACGTATCAAGTGTGCTCCCCCCTCTCGGAGTATTTTTTTTATTTGTATTGTGAATACTGATCTCTTACGTTCTTAACTTCACTTATTATAGCGTCTACGTCTAGAACCATTTCCATCATTCCGCACTGCTCATCATATACAGCTGCATCAAAATCTTCCTTAACTTCTGGCTCAACTACATGATACACTGCAAGGCCTAGTGAAACTCCTGCTAGTGGTCCTGCAAAAGTTGGGTCTCCAGCAGTTACTGTCTCAGCTGATAGTCCTGAAGCTTCTGCTTCAGCTCCACCTATTAAAACAACTACATTTTCTGCACCATACTTTTCAGTAATGTCTTTAACTCTTTGTTGGATCTCCAGATCCATAGCACCTGCAGCTGTTCAAACGAAGCATTCTGTTGAAGCGAATACTACTTCAGCACCAGCGGATTTAGCACATTCTTCAATAGCTGGTCCTGGTATACCATCTCTATCGCCAATTGCGATAACTTTTTTATCCTTTAACATAATATCCTTCCTTTCAATAAATTCTATTTGATGTATATTACCGTTATTAAAATCTTTTTTGTTATTAGAATCCTCTAGCAGTTAAGTAGTTAAATCCTACTTCACTAGTAGCTCCTGTAATAACTTGAATTTCTGCATTTATAGATCCATCTTCTCTTAAGCTTCCTACATAACCTCCAGCGATTATGTTAGCTGCTTCTGGGTGTCCTATAACTTTCTTCATTACAGGAAGTGTAACAACTTCATTAGCATTTCCTCCTGTTACTACTGCATCTCCCTTTGGAGTTGAGTCAGCTAGTGATTGAGAACTTCCATCTCTACCAGCATATTCATCAGTTATTAGAACAGTCTTTATTCCCTTATCTGTAATCTTGTTGCAGTTCATAACTAGGTCTGCATCAGGATTACCAAAGCCTTCTTCTGAAACTATAACTGCATCTGCTCCTAAGAATTCTACAAGTTTAGCAGTCATATCTGAAGATCTTTGCTTATCAGCAAGGTAAACATTTTCGTTTGTTATTACACAGCCAAGGAAGTTATAATCCTTTCCGTGTCTTTCATATAAATCTTCAATTACTGGGTGATTCATATGAACATATGATGGGTTCTTATCGCAAGCTGAAACACAGTTTCCACTAACTATAGCACCATCAAATACTTCTGTTGGATATATAAATGTTGGTATTATCTTCTTAGCATCTACTCCATAAACATAAGTGTCGTGAAGAAGACCTTGAGTTTGAAGCATATAAACATAAACTACCTTTGGAAGGTCTGGATATTGCTTAACTTGTTCAAGTAATGGCAATGTCTCATATGTTTTAACTTCATCTGGCTGAATATCCTTACCAGCTTTTCCAAGATAAGTAGCAGCTTTAAATCCAACTATTCTTACTGCTTCTTCATGTTCATGTTGTAGAACTCCATCTTTTGGTTCACAGATAATAACAACATTGTTAGTCTTAGAGAATGGAGTATATCTTGCTCCTTCACCACTCATGTCAATAATACCTTCTTGGAAACCAACTATTTTACCAGTAGTAACAACAGCTGCTCCCTTTAAAACATGAGTTCTTCCTGAACCAACTGTATCAACCTTGTTAATGAATCCAGGGAATATGCCACCCTTTCCTTCAACTTTAACTCTTGGTTCAATTACATCTTTTACTGGAATTATTCTTGTCTCCTCACCAGGCTTTGCCAAATCTACATCGATGGATTGTAATCTTTCATCTCCGCCAATTTCCTTTAATAACTCTTCTTTGTTTATATAAAGCACTCCATTTTCAACCTTTGTTGCAGCTGCAAACTGGATATCCTTTATATATATTTTTCCAAGTTCTAGACGCAAAGCGGTCACCTCCCTATAATTTTTGTTTATAATTTTCAACTACTTTTGTAGTTGTAATTACTTTAGTAATTTAGTGGAAAAAGCAGTGCGGTGAATTTTCCACTTTCTATTCTTAAAGAACGTCGTAAGTTTTCTTTATGAAGATTTCTACATCTTCTAAAGTACTGATTTTATCTGGAGTTACAGTATCAATTTTTTCTCCATTTTTGTATATTATCATAGTTGGAAGTCCTAAAACTCTTTGAGCTATAGCAACTCTTCTAGCAACACCAATATTTAAACTAGCAAACTTTATTTTGTCGCCATATTTGTGTTCTAATTCATGTACTCCAGGCATAAGTTCTTTACATATTTCACACTTATCTCCCCAGAAGTCTACAAATACAGGTTTTTCAGTATAATTAATAACTTCTTCTTCAAAATTTTCCTTATTTAATTCTATCATTTTCTTTCCCTCCATTTAATAATAGATTAACTAAACCTTTATTAAAAAATAGTATATATAAATTTAATGCAACCTATTTATGAATTAAGCCTCATTAAATTCATTTTCTATATAGTGTTCAGCAGTTGTAGCTGCAATTGCACCGTCAGCTGAAGCTGTAATTACTTGTCTTAGAGATTTTCTTCTAACATCTCCTGCAGCAAATACTCCAGGTATATTAGTTCTCATATCTTCATCAGTAATAATGTATCCAGTTTCATCAAGATTAATCTTTCCAGTAAATAGTTCTGTAATTGGAAGATATCCTACGAATACAAAGCATCCATCTACCTTTAAATCACTAGCTTCACCAGTCTTAACATTTCTAAGTACAAGACCTTCTAATATTTCATCTCCCTTAGCTTCATCAACTACGGAATCATATATAACTTTTATTTTTGGATTGCTAAGAACTTTATCTTGAATTGACTTAGCTCCTCTAAATTGATCTCTTCTATGAATTACAGTAACATTTTCAGCAAATTTAGTTAGATATAGAGATTCAGTTAATGCGGAATCTCCTCCGCCTACAACTGCTACATCCAATTCAGTAAAGAAATCTGCATCGCAAGTTGCACAGTAGGAAACTCCCTTACCTCTAAGCTCTAATTCATTTTTAAAACCAGCAAGTCTTGGATAAGCTCCAGTAGCTATTATTATAGTCTTAGCTTCATAAGTTTCTTTCTTTCCAACTACCTTCTTAATCTTGCCTGAGAAATCAACTTCTGTTATTTCATCCTTTACAAATGCAGTTCCAAATTCTTCTGCTTGTTTTCTCATTCTTTCTATTAGAGATGGTCCAGTACAATCTTCTATAGATCCTGGATAGTTCTCTAATTCATCAGTAGTAGCTGTCTGACCTCCAAATTTTCCTCTTTCTATTAAAAGAGTATCCATTTTTGATCTTGCAGCATAAAGTCCTGCTGCTAAACCACCAGGTCCTCCGCCAATTATTATGGTGTCATAAATGTGAGCCATAGTTATTCCTCCTCATTTTCTAATGTTATTTTAATACATTGTATATTAAATCATAATCAATAAGTTTAAAGTCCTCTAATACTCTTTCGTTCCAATTTGGAACTGAAAAATCTCTTAAAAATTTTTCTAAAGCACTTATGCTTTCTTCAATTATGTTTAAAGAAAAGTCATCAATAGTATTATCCGCATTTTTGGATATAATAACCGTTCTATAAGGAATTTCATTCGGTTTTATACTACTCATTAGCGGGTGAGTTAATACTCTGTGTCCTTTATGAACATAATCCCTAACTTTTTTGTATACTTCCATTACATTTTTTTCAATGTATTCAACTGTACAATTTTGTGCAAATTTATCCTTTGCCATTGGATTGTTAGTAATTATTATCATAGGTTCTATCATGAGTCTTCTCCTTGTCCATAAAGAATTTTCTTGTTTTTCTGTAAACAGCAGTGCAAATTAGGAACTTTTTTGAAAATAAAAAAACAGAATGCAAAGGCAATATAGCCCTTGTACTCTGTCTTGTTAACCTGAGAGATTTACTCCTTCGGTGCTTCATTAGCTTTCCAGAGGTATGTCCATTATCGGTACTTTTGCCTGAGAGATTCACACAACTCGGCTAGTTGAGCTTATTCCTTCGGCCGTCCATTAAAAGACCCTCTCCCGATAATATCATCCATATCATTATTAATTTAAAAAATCTGAATTAATTAAATGTTATCCTTTTCACTATCATTATATAACATTATTAGAAATATTTCTACTGGTTTATGAAATATTTATGTTAAATTTTTAACTTTTTTGAAGCCATTAATTCACTTTTAGTATTCCTCTATAAAAAAAACACCAGCAGCCCTTGTGCCTGAATGAGTTCCTACTACGCAGCCTACCTCAGCTTCAATAAACTCCTGTCTATTGTGTAACATGTTTTCTCTTAAAGCCTCTAATATTTCTTGATTTTCTGCATTTAAAACCATGCAAAATTCCCCTTGCTTAATTCTTTTTTCATGAACATAATCAATTAATGTTCTAATAGCCTTTTTAGTTCCCCTAACCTTATCCATAACAGCTATTTCTCCATTTTTCACTTCAAGTATAAGTCTTATTCCTAATGCACTTCCTATAACACTAACCGTCTTAGAGAGTCTTCCACCCCTAACCAAATTCTCTAAGCTTTCAAACGCTAATGCACTTTTAACATGAGGAATATCCCTCTTAATTTCATCTTCAATAGCTTCTATATTCTTCCCCTCACCTTTAAGCCTGCATGCTTTTAAAACAATTAAGCCAAGTCCTGAAGTAACATTTACACTATCAATTACTGTTATATCACTAGTTTCAAGCATATCTCTTGCGATACATGCAGATTGAAATGTGCCGCTCATCTTAGAGGATATATGAATGGATAAGATTTTATATCCTTCTTCTAAATATTTCTTATATACATCATAAAACCTGTTTGGATTTATCTGTGACGTAGTAGGAAATATATCACTCTGATTCATTTTAGCTATAAGTTCTTTGAAGTTTATATCAATACCATCTAAATAACTTTCATCACCAAAGGACACTACAAGCGGTAATACTTCAATATCATATTTGTCCACAAGTCCTTTTGGTAAATCCGCTGTGCTGTCCGTTATAATCTTAATCTTCTCCACTCATTCATCCCCCTCTATTTCATGTTTGGAAAATTCATCTGGCGTAGTGCTTCATATGCAAGTATTGCTACAGTGTTTGAGAGATTTAATGATCTAGTGCTGGTTTCTAGCATAGGCACTCTTATTAAATTTTCAGTATTGCTATTTCTAATTCTATCAGGAAGGCCAGCAGATTCTCGTCCAAAAACTACAAAATCTCCTGGTTTATATTGCACATCTGTATATATTTCGCTTCCCTTTGTAGTAGAAAAATAGAAAGTTGAATCCTTATACTTTTCTCTTAATTCCTCATAAGATTCATAAATTTCCATGTCTAAATACTGCCAATAATCAAGTCCAGCTCTTTTAAGATGTTTTTCATCCAAGCTAAAGCCTAAAGGCTTTATTAAGTGAAGCTTAGAATTGGTAAGTACACAAGTCCTTGCTATATTTCCTGTATTTTGTGGTATTTCAGGTTCAAATAAAACTATATTTAAATTCAAAATTTACGCCTCCTAAAACATTCATTTATTCAATAAAACAAATTATACTATATCAGTATAAACTTCTCAATAGCCTTAGCTACGCCACTATTTTCATTAGTATCTGTAATAAAATCTGCGATTTCTAAAACTTTCTCTTCTCCATTAGCCATAGCTATTCCTAAACCTGCATATTTAAGCATGGATATGTCATTTTCATTATCCCCGATACATATTACCTCTTCTTTATTAATATTATAATACCCTGCTAATATTTCTACGGCTCTACCTTTGCTTACACCTTTACACATAATCTCAATATTATTTTCCCTAGAACTTACAACTTCTAGTTCATCCTCTAATGCTAATTCGCTTTTAGCACTCTTTATCTTTTCAATATCATCATCAA includes these proteins:
- the grdB gene encoding glycine reductase complex selenoprotein B, with the protein product MIRVVHYINQFYAGIGGEEKADIKPEVREGFVGPGMGLNGLLKAQGIEIVATVICGDSYFNENMDQAKAEVIEMIKGYNPDLFIAGPAFNAGRYGVACGAIATAVQETLNIPALTAMYIENPGADMYKKFVYIVETKNSAVGMRDALPKIAKLAVKLAKGEAIGAPAEEGYIERGIRKNFFATERGSKRAVDMLVKKLKGEEFVTEFKMPVFDRVEPNPPVADITKAKIAIVTSGGTVPKGNPDHIESSSASKFGKYDIEGVNDLTSETYETAHGGYDPTYANADNDRVIPVDVLREFEKEGKIGSLHRYFYSTVGNGTAVASSKKFGEQIAKELIADGVTAVILTSTUGTCTRCGATLVKEIERAGLPVVHMCTVVPISLTVGANRIVPTIAIPHPLGNPSLDKKDEYALRKRLVEKALRALETPVEGQKVFED
- the grdA gene encoding glycine/sarcosine/betaine reductase complex selenoprotein A — encoded protein: MLKDKKVIAIGDRDGIPGPAIEECAKSAGAEVVFASTECFVUTAAGAMDLEIQQRVKDITEKYGAENVVVLIGGAEAEASGLSAETVTAGDPTFAGPLAGVSLGLAVYHVVEPEVKEDFDAAVYDEQCGMMEMVLDVDAIISEVKNVRDQYSQYK
- a CDS encoding glycine/sarcosine/betaine reductase component B subunit yields the protein MRLELGKIYIKDIQFAAATKVENGVLYINKEELLKEIGGDERLQSIDVDLAKPGEETRIIPVKDVIEPRVKVEGKGGIFPGFINKVDTVGSGRTHVLKGAAVVTTGKIVGFQEGIIDMSGEGARYTPFSKTNNVVIICEPKDGVLQHEHEEAVRIVGFKAATYLGKAGKDIQPDEVKTYETLPLLEQVKQYPDLPKVVYVYMLQTQGLLHDTYVYGVDAKKIIPTFIYPTEVFDGAIVSGNCVSACDKNPSYVHMNHPVIEDLYERHGKDYNFLGCVITNENVYLADKQRSSDMTAKLVEFLGADAVIVSEEGFGNPDADLVMNCNKITDKGIKTVLITDEYAGRDGSSQSLADSTPKGDAVVTGGNANEVVTLPVMKKVIGHPEAANIIAGGYVGSLREDGSINAEIQVITGATSEVGFNYLTARGF
- a CDS encoding thioredoxin family protein, coding for MIELNKENFEEEVINYTEKPVFVDFWGDKCEICKELMPGVHELEHKYGDKIKFASLNIGVARRVAIAQRVLGLPTMIIYKNGEKIDTVTPDKISTLEDVEIFIKKTYDVL
- the trxB gene encoding thioredoxin-disulfide reductase, with protein sequence MAHIYDTIIIGGGPGGLAAGLYAARSKMDTLLIERGKFGGQTATTDELENYPGSIEDCTGPSLIERMRKQAEEFGTAFVKDEITEVDFSGKIKKVVGKKETYEAKTIIIATGAYPRLAGFKNELELRGKGVSYCATCDADFFTELDVAVVGGGDSALTESLYLTKFAENVTVIHRRDQFRGAKSIQDKVLSNPKIKVIYDSVVDEAKGDEILEGLVLRNVKTGEASDLKVDGCFVFVGYLPITELFTGKINLDETGYIITDEDMRTNIPGVFAAGDVRRKSLRQVITASADGAIAATTAEHYIENEFNEA
- a CDS encoding GrdX family protein yields the protein MIEPMIIITNNPMAKDKFAQNCTVEYIEKNVMEVYKKVRDYVHKGHRVLTHPLMSSIKPNEIPYRTVIISKNADNTIDDFSLNIIEESISALEKFLRDFSVPNWNERVLEDFKLIDYDLIYNVLK
- a CDS encoding DegV family protein translates to MEKIKIITDSTADLPKGLVDKYDIEVLPLVVSFGDESYLDGIDINFKELIAKMNQSDIFPTTSQINPNRFYDVYKKYLEEGYKILSIHISSKMSGTFQSACIARDMLETSDITVIDSVNVTSGLGLIVLKACRLKGEGKNIEAIEDEIKRDIPHVKSALAFESLENLVRGGRLSKTVSVIGSALGIRLILEVKNGEIAVMDKVRGTKKAIRTLIDYVHEKRIKQGEFCMVLNAENQEILEALRENMLHNRQEFIEAEVGCVVGTHSGTRAAGVFFIEEY
- the trmL gene encoding tRNA (uridine(34)/cytosine(34)/5-carboxymethylaminomethyluridine(34)-2'-O)-methyltransferase TrmL, whose translation is MNLNIVLFEPEIPQNTGNIARTCVLTNSKLHLIKPLGFSLDEKHLKRAGLDYWQYLDMEIYESYEELREKYKDSTFYFSTTKGSEIYTDVQYKPGDFVVFGRESAGLPDRIRNSNTENLIRVPMLETSTRSLNLSNTVAILAYEALRQMNFPNMK